From a single Rutidosis leptorrhynchoides isolate AG116_Rl617_1_P2 chromosome 5, CSIRO_AGI_Rlap_v1, whole genome shotgun sequence genomic region:
- the LOC139846866 gene encoding uncharacterized protein isoform X2: protein MLTSPDVLENHDSISDDTSGQILRIIWNNLEDPLSQTVKQVHLIFDIFLDIQSSRPSTDGKETIQLYLRKIASNLLRMGSRCKGRYIPLALLTKRLGAKTILEMSPDMMFETAWAYIDDDVCCAATSFLKCFLESLRDEFWSSDGVETGYTNYRNACLPPFLHGLASNKSKLRSNLNTYAFPVILGVDVDSIFTMFAFISVGPVGENTVNSFPDVYGANMNLRVEQKVAVLVSLLKVSRSLALIEGDVDSYENGDYALLCVKGLKVKVLVKWLVLALTHVDESLRTDAVDSLFLNPKTASLPSSLELSMMKEAMPLNMRCSSTSFQMKLTSLFRKFFSRVRTALERQIRQGNWQPSVVNKVTDDDNFKKANDLFNFMKWLSSFLFFSCYPSAPYERKIMATELILIMNNTWSIVHDSASEVALMTPYDAGFISPEATLLLVGSIVDSWDRLRENSFRILLHFPTPLPGISTTNMVQEVIIWAKKLVCSPRVRESDAGALTMRLLFRKYVLDLGWVVNTSCNLVTFSSQKSILENGDNTTYSPVVEYMISLVDWLRSIVEMGEKDLSDACRDSFVHGVLLTLRYTFEELDWETDIMSSNITGMKYALEKLLELVMRITSMALSVVSADAWHLPEDMDDLVNDDSYDWEASDDVDISVPATEKETEDSKLVQDVGPTNQVVMVGCWLAMKEVSLLLGTIIRKVPLPTSDVSDPEGGGSMSDDVVLDFKQLETIGNHFLEVLMKMKHNGAIDKTRAGFTALCNRLLCSDNLRLGKLTESWMEQLMERTVAKEQTVDDLLRRSAGIPAAFIAFFLSEPEGTPKRLLPRALRWLIDLANKSMSDQTTTRSINLKQESEMNGSRLDSKIRDEGVIPTVHAFNVLRAAFNDTNLATDTSGFSAEAMIIAIRSFSSPYWEVRNSACLAYTALVRRMIGYLNVHKRESARRALTGLEFFHRYPSLHPFLYSELKIATELLTDGSPQHLGSNLAKAVHPSLCPMLILLCRLTPSTIASETGDVLDPFLFTPFIRRCSTQSNMRVRVLSSKALSGLISNEKLPLILHNIVSELPSATNLASSNTIHGLLLQLISLLDTNCRNLVDISRKDQILNDLIQVLVTRSWIGSPKLCPCSTLNTSFLQVLDIMLSISRTCHKSQSFDSICKLLSELSSECLDAEASCGLPHYDPTIAERRIQAAASYFNCVFQTSKNVDKQDTHTIMSWAHNAPVLGLFLSETSNEFIGFQKRLIRSLSDASYEVRIATLKWLLLFLKGADFDDCKADQRVMSGFVRWINLHLHLEMVNLLSVEKHHRCTCYILKILFTWNLLHLQKSNNERCPDEIRFIGNLDADSLLFFWNKLASLYKITRHVKTLEILLCCMGVCVKQFTNMFMGQSDHVKRLGEVYNYISYYVDLVKQHADASEPVNIRKAAAESMVASGLLQTVDFIGQHITSSFDQKDIVNMYACKTLDMWSACIKLLEDEDVSLRSKLAVDVQKCFTSETYGVIPSQVDKVIISSFDHLSSIFDNWVNYFDFLANWVLSASNEVVSRGDLVRRVFDKEIDNHHEEKLLLCQICCLHLENLPISKSLALDEKGGLDFLHEWGGRFFKRLMSFAVDQGSKQTVDWIGGLGNHKDAFLSVYSNLLGVYTLSRCVLKGNLKNSSSLVSEIADLKDAIKPFLGNPLIHNLFLSLVRLHDECASGNVAVWDGFDPYFLLR from the exons ATGTTAACTAGTCCTGACGTTTTAGAGAATCATGATTCAATTTCGGATGATACTAGTGGCCAAATATTGAGAATTATATGGAATAACCTGGAGGACCCATTAAGTCAAACTGTCAAACAGGTTCATTTGATTTTTGATATATTTTTAGATATACAATCTAGTCGCCCTTCGACTGATGGTAAGGAGACAATTCAGTTATATTTAAGAAAGATTGCATCTAATCTTCTTCGTATGGGCTCACGTTGTAAGGGTAGATATATCCCGTTAGCTTTACTTACAAAGAGACTTGGAGCGAAAACGATTTTAGAAATGAGTCCTGATATGATGTTTGAGACAGCTTGGGCATACATTGATGATGATGTATGTTGTGCTGCCACAAGTTTCTTGAAATGCTTTCTTGAATCTTTGCGTGACGAGTTTTGGAGTAGTGATGGTGTGGAAACTGGGTATACGAATTATAGAAACGCCTGTTTACCGCCATTTCTGCACGGACTTGCTTCAAATAAGTCAAAGCTAAGGTCAAATTTGAACACATACGCGTTTCCGGTGATACTTGGAGTTGATGTAGATAGTATATTCACAATGTTCGCTTTTATCTCTGTTGGACCTGTTGGAGAAAACACTGTAAACTCGTTTCCGGATGTTTATGGTGCAAACATGAATCTTAGAGTTGAACAGAAGGTGGCAGTATTGGTTTCACTGCTCAAAGTTTCTCGATCTCTTGCTTTAATTGAAGGAGATGTTGATAGTTATGAGAATGGTGATTATGCTCTTCTTTGTGTAAAGGGACTAAAGGTTAAGGTGCTTGTAAAGTGGCTCGTTTTAGCGTTGACTCATGTTGACGAGTCACTTCGCACCGACGCAGTAGATTCGTTGTTTCTAAACCCTAAAACAGCCAGTCTGCCGTCTTCTTTGGAGCTAAGTATGATGAAAGAAGCAATGCCTTTGAACATGAGGTGTTCTTCAACGTCTTTTCAGATGAAATTAACCAGTTTGTTTAGAAAGTTCTTTTCTCGCGTTCGGACAGCTTTAGAGAGACAAATCAGGCAAGGAAACTGGCAACCTTCTGTCGTTAATAAAGTAACAGATGATGACAATTTTAAGAAAGCAAACGACCTTTTTAATTTTATGAAGTGGTTGAGTAGCTTTTTGTTTTTCTCATGCTATCCTTCTGCTCCATACGAGAGGAAAATAATGGCGACAGAGCTCATATTGATAATGAACAATACCTGGTCGATTGTACACGATTCTGCTTCCGAAGTTGCTTTAATGACTCCGTACGATGCAGGGTTTATATCACCTGAAGCAACTTTGTTGCTTGTAGGTTCCATCGTTGACAGTTGGGATCGGCTTCGAGAAAATTCTTTTCGAATACTTCTTCATTTCCCGACCCCACTTCCTGGGATCTCGACTACGAACATGGTTCAAGAAGTAATCATTTGGGCTAAGAAATTAGTCTGTAGTCCTCGTGTTAGAGAAAGTGACGCTGGAGCATTGACAATGCGGCTTCTTTTTAGGAAATATGTTTTGGACCTCGGTTGGGTTGTTAATACGTCGTGTAATCTTGTTACCTTTTCTTCACAAAAATCCATATTGGAGAACGGAGATAATACAACTTACTCTCCTGTTGTAGAATATATGATTTCACTTGTTGATTGGCTGCGTTCGATTGTTGAAATGGGAGAAAAGGATCTTTCTGATGCATGTCGGGATAGTTTTGTTCATGGTGTGTTGCTCACACTTCGTTATACTTTTGAAGAGCTGGATTGGGAAACGGATATCATGTCGAGTAATATTACTGGTATGAAATACGCACTCGAGAAACTGCTGGAGCTGGTCATGAGAATAACTTCAATGGCGCTTTCTGTTGTTTCGGCTGATGCTTGGCACTTACCTGAGGATATGGACGACCTCGTGAATGATGATTCATACGACTGGGAAGCGAGTGATGATGTCGATATTTCTGTACCTGCAACGGAAAAAGAAACGGAAGATTCAAAATTGGTGCAGGATGTTGGACCCACTAATCAGGTTGTGATGGTTGGTTGCTGGCTTGCGATGAAAGAG GTGAGTCTTCTTCTTGGAACTATTATAAGGAAAGTTCCTTTGCCTACTTCCGACGTATCTGACCCTGAAGGTGGTGGAAGCATGTCCGACGATGTTGTGCTCGACTTCAAACAACTAGAGACTATCGGAAATCACTTCCTAGAGGTCCTCATGAAAATGAAACATAACGGTGCAATTGATAAAACGAGAGCAGGGTTTACTGCTCTATGCAATCGCTTACTTTGCTCAGACAATCTAAG ACTCGGCAAGTTAACCGAATCTTGGATGGAACAGCTTATGGAAAGAACAGTAGCCAAGGAACAAACAGTCGACGACTTACTAAGAAGAAGTGCAGGTATACCAGCCGCATTCATCGCTTTCTTCTTATCAGAACCCGAAGGAACACCAAAACGACTCCTCCCACGGGCCCTACGTTGGTTAATCGATTTAGCCAACAAATCCATGTCAGATCAAACTACAACAAGATCAATTAATTTGAAACAAGAATCTGAAATGAATGGTAGTAGATTGGATTCAAAAATCCGAGATGAGGGTGTTATTCCTACTGTACATGCATTTAATGTTCTTCGTGCAGCGTTTAATGATACCAATCTTGCAACGGATACTTCTGGCTTCTCTGCTGAGGCTATGATAATAGCTATACGCTCGTTTTCTTCACCTTACTGGGAGGTTCGGAACAGTGCTTGTCTTGCATACACTGCTTTAGTTCGTCGGATGATTGGATACCTTAATGTACACAAACGAGAATCTGCACGACGTGCATTGACCGGGCTTGAATTTTTCCACAG GTATCCGTCGCTGCATCCTTTCTTGTACAGTGAGCTGAAAATTGCAACCGAGTTGCTAACCGACGGTTCGCCGCAACATTTGGGATCAAACCTAGCCAAGGCTGTTCATCCAAGCTTGTGCCCCATGTTAATTCTCTTGTGCAGGCTCACACCTTCAACTATTGCAAGTGAAACTGGTGATGTTTTGGACCCGTTCTTGTTCACGCCTTTCATCAGAAGATGCTCCACACAAAGTAACATGCGAGTTCGTGTCCTATCATCAAAAGCTTTATCGGGCCTAATATCCAACGAGAAACTTCCTCTCATCTTGCATAATATAGTCTCCGAGTTACCTTCTGCAACGAACTTAGCTTCTTCAAACACGATTCACGGTTTACTTTTACAATTAATTTCCCTTCTAGATACTAATTGTAGAAACTTAGTAGATATCTCCAGAAAAGATCAGATTCTTAATGATTTGATCCAAGTTCTTGTCACGCGTTCTTGGATCGGGAGCCCGAAATTGTGCCCGTGTTCGACGCTCAACACTAGTTTCTTACAAGTGCTTGATATCATGCTTAGTATCTCCAGAACTTGCCATAAAAGTCAAAGTTTTGACTCCATCTGCAAGCTTCTTTCCGAGTTATCTTCAGAATGCTTGGATGCAGAAGCTTCATGTGGGTTACCTCACTACGACCCAACAATAGCAGAACGTCGAATACAGGCCGCAGCTTCATATTTTAATTGTGTGTTCCAAACATCAAAAAATGTTGATAAACAAGATACACATACCATCATGTCATGGGCACACAATGCCCCTGTGCTTGGCTTATTTTTATCTGAAACGAGTAACGAATTTATCGGTTTTCAAAAAAGGCTTATTCGATCCTTGTCAGATGCATCATACGAAGTTCGTATCGCAACGTTGAAGTGGCTTCTTCTGTTTCTTAAAGGTGCAGATTTTGACGATTGTAAAGCAGATCAACGGGTCATGAGTGGTTTCGTCAGATGGATCAATCTCCATCTACATTTGGAGATGGTTAATCTTTTATCTGTTGAAAAGCATCACAGATGCACTTGCTACATTCTAAAAATCCTTTTCACTTGGAATCTGCTTCATTTGCAGAAATCGAACAACGAAAGGTGCCCCGATGAAATCAGGTTTATCGGTAACTTAGACGCCGATTCTTTATTATTCTTCTGGAATAAATTAGCTTCCCTGTACAAAATTACTCGGCACGTGAAAACGCTCGAAATACTATTATGCTGCATGGGAGTTTGTGTTAAACAGTTTACTAATATGTTTATGGGTCAATCTGATCATGTGAAGAGATTAGGCGAAGTGTACAATTACATTAGTTACTATGTTGACCTGGTTAAACAACATGCTGATGCATCAGAGCCTGTAAACATACGTAAAGCAGCCGCTGAATCAATGGTTGCATCTGGTTTACTTCAAACAGTTGACTTCATTGGTCAACACATCACCAGCAGCTTTGACCAAAAGGATATCGTTAACATGTACGCTTGTAAAACCCTCGATATGTGGTCGGCATGCATAAAACTTCTGGAAGACGAGGACGTTTCACTTAGAAGCAAACTTGCTGTTGATGTTCAAAAGTGTTTTACTTCAGAAACATATGGAGTAATTCCAAGTCAAGTTGACAAAGTGATAATATCAAGTTTCGATCATTTATCGTCGATTTTCGATAATTGGGTCAACTACTTCGATTTTCTTGCTAATTGGGTATTAAGTGCGTCAAACGAAGTTGTATCAAGAGGCGATCTTGTTAGACGGGTTTTTGACAAGGAGAttgataatcatcatgaagaaaagTTACTTCTTTGTCAGATTTGTTGTTTACATTTAGAGAATCTTCCTATTTCAAAATCTTTAGCACTAGACGAAAAGGGCGGTTTGGACTTTTTACATGAGTGGGGAGGGAGATTCTTTAAACGGTTAATGTCGTTTGCTGTTGATCAGGGCAGCAAACAAACTGTTGACTGGATTGGTGGTTTGGGCAACCATAAAGACGCGTTTTTGTCAGTTTATTCGAATCTTCTTGGTGTTTATACTCTTTCTCGATGCGTTCttaaaggaaatttgaagaatagtAGTTCACTGGTGTCTGAAATTGCTGATCTTAAAGATGCTATTAAACCATTCCTTGGTAACCCTctgattcataatctttttctttctctaGTTAGACTACACGACGAATGTGCAAGCGGTAATGTAGCGGTTTGGGATGGTTTCGATCCTTATTTTCTTCTCAGGTAA